A single Pan troglodytes isolate AG18354 chromosome X, NHGRI_mPanTro3-v2.0_pri, whole genome shotgun sequence DNA region contains:
- the LOC129138664 gene encoding putative myc-like protein MYCLP1: MDRDSYQHYFYDYDGGEDFYRSTTPSEDIWKKFELVPPPWDLGPAAGNPALSFGLLEPWPVGCAGDETESQDYWKAWDANYASLIRRDCMWSGFSTQEPLERAVSDLLAVGAPSGSSPKEFATPDYTPELEAGNLAPIFPCLLGEPKIQACSRSESPSDSEGEEIDVTVKKRQSLSTRKPVIIAVRADLLDPRMNLFHISIHQQQHNYAAPFPPESCFQEGAPKRMPPKEALEREAPGGKDDKEDEEIVSLPPVESEAAQSCQPKPIHYDTENWTKKCHSYLERKRRNDQRSRFLALRDEVPALASCSRVSKVMILVKATEYLQELAEAEERMATEKRQLECQRRQLQKRIEYLSSY; this comes from the coding sequence ATGGACCGCGACTCGTACCAGCACTATTTCTACGACTATGACGGCGGGGAGGATTTCTACCGCTCCACGACGCCCAGCGAGGACATCTGGAAGAAATTCGAGTTGGTGCCGCCGCCCTGGGACTTGGGTCCCGCAGCCGGAAACCCAGCCCTCAGCTTTGGTCTCCTGGAACCGTGGCCGGTAGGGTGCGCTGGGGACGAGACGGAATCCCAGGACTACTGGAAAGCTTGGGACGCGAACTACGCCTCCCTCATCCGCCGTGACTGCATGTGGAGCGGCTTCTCCACCCAGGAGCCGCTGGAGAGAGCAGTGAGTGACCTGCTTGCCGTTGGCGCGCCCTCGGGATCCTCGCCCAAGGAGTTCGCCACCCCCGACTACACTCCCGAGCTCGAAGCCGGCAACCTAGCGCCCATCTTCCCCTGTTTGTTGGGCGAGCCCAAGATCCAGGCCTGCTCCAGGTCTGAGAGCCCAAGCGACTCCGAGGGTGAAGAAATCGACGTGACAGTAAAGAAGAGGCAGTCTTTGAGTACGCGGAAGCCAGTCATCATCGCGGTGCGTGCAGACCTTCTGGATCCCCGCATGAATCTCTTCCACATCTCCATCCACCAGCAACAGCACAACTATGCTGCCCCTTTTCCTCCAGAAAGCTGCTTCCAAGAAGGGGCTCCAAAGAGGATGCCCCCAAAAGAGGCTCTAGAGAGAGAAGCTCCAGGGGGAAAGGATGATAAGGAAGATGAAGAGATTGTGAGCCTCCCACCTGTAGAAAGTGAGGCTGCCCAGTCCTGCCAGCCCAAACCCATCCATTATGATACTGAGAATTGGACCAAGAAGTGCCACAGCTACCTGGAGCGCAAGAGACGGAATGATCAACGTTCGCGGTTCTTGGCCCTGAGGGACGAGGTACCCGCCCTGGCCAGCTGCTCTAGGGTTTCCAAAGTAATGATCCTAGTCAAGGCCACGGAATACTTACAAGAACTGGCGGAAGCCGAGGAGAGGATGGCTACGGAGAAAAGGCAGCTCGAATGCCAGCGACGGCAATTGCAGAAAAGAATTGAGTACCTCAGTAGCTACTGA